The Roseibaca calidilacus genome has a window encoding:
- the flbT gene encoding flagellar biosynthesis repressor FlbT: protein MTGLVIRLGPRERILLNGAVIENGDKRTSLSIKTPNAKVLRLRDAIHPDDATTPVRRTCYMVQLILSGDADPADIRTPLLRAIEQLSQVFRDADSTQYLREATEMALDGEYYQALKSLRALLPREARLMAAQKV, encoded by the coding sequence ATGACCGGCCTTGTCATCCGCCTTGGACCACGCGAACGAATCTTGTTGAACGGGGCTGTCATCGAGAACGGCGATAAGCGCACAAGCCTGTCCATCAAGACTCCGAACGCCAAGGTCCTGCGCCTGCGTGACGCCATCCACCCGGACGATGCGACGACGCCAGTCAGGCGCACATGTTACATGGTGCAACTGATCTTGTCAGGAGATGCAGACCCGGCGGATATTCGAACGCCCCTCTTGCGCGCCATCGAACAGTTGAGCCAAGTATTCCGCGACGCCGACAGCACGCAATATCTGCGCGAAGCGACCGAGATGGCTTTGGATGGAGAATATTATCAAGCGTTGAAATCGCTCCGGGCCCTTTTACCACGCGAGGCGCGGCTTATGGCGGCGCAAAAGGTATGA
- a CDS encoding DUF1217 domain-containing protein, which translates to MSFQPIVPLGGVAGWEFLKRTRARQESSFTASPAMARLTQDFARDFAKLRSADDLVGNRQVLSVVLGAYGLQADIDNRAFIKKVITDGIDTPQALANRLADKRYLAMAREMAHLAPGGGSTPSPDQAPALLARFQAMSFEVAVGNSNDSMRLALAFERKLPEIAASARSETARWFSVLGDPPTRRVLETALGLPKEFTSLDIDEQLQRLRAASQKRFGTDSIAELVEPERLDQMTQRFLIMDQLRGSQAGMSGAAIALSLLSPAR; encoded by the coding sequence ATGAGCTTTCAACCGATCGTGCCGTTGGGCGGCGTGGCGGGATGGGAGTTTCTGAAACGCACCCGCGCGCGCCAAGAAAGCAGTTTCACAGCCAGCCCTGCTATGGCACGCCTGACGCAAGATTTTGCCCGGGATTTCGCCAAGCTGCGCAGCGCGGATGATCTGGTCGGCAACCGGCAGGTTCTAAGCGTTGTGCTGGGTGCCTACGGGTTGCAAGCCGACATCGACAATCGTGCCTTCATCAAGAAAGTCATTACCGACGGGATTGATACGCCCCAAGCGCTCGCCAACCGGCTGGCGGACAAGCGCTATTTGGCAATGGCGCGCGAGATGGCCCATCTAGCGCCGGGCGGCGGCAGCACGCCCAGCCCAGATCAGGCCCCGGCGCTTCTGGCGCGGTTTCAGGCCATGTCCTTCGAGGTTGCCGTTGGAAACAGCAACGATTCGATGCGCCTTGCCTTGGCATTCGAACGCAAGCTGCCCGAAATCGCTGCAAGCGCCCGGTCAGAGACAGCGCGTTGGTTTTCCGTTCTGGGCGATCCGCCGACGCGGCGCGTATTGGAAACCGCCCTTGGGCTGCCCAAGGAATTTACCAGTCTCGACATTGATGAACAGTTGCAACGCCTGCGCGCGGCAAGCCAGAAGCGGTTCGGGACCGACAGCATCGCAGAGCTTGTCGAACCCGAGCGACTCGACCAAATGACGCAGCGATTTCTGATTATGGATCAGCTTCGAGGAAGCCAAGCCGGAATGAGCGGGGCTGCCATAGCCCTAAGCCTGTTATCGCCCGCGCGCTAA
- a CDS encoding ABC transporter ATP-binding protein, with protein MSHILEVDGLFKSYGATEILKDINVSIDKGDFLVLVGPSGCGKSTLLNCIAGLEPITGGAIRIAGQDMTQVSPKDRNIAMVFQSYALYPTMSVAKNITFGMQVRGVDKATQAVKLAEVARQLQIEPLLNRRPGQLSGGQRQRVAMGRALVRDPALFLFDEPLSNLDAKLRVEMRTEIKRLHQDLGASMVYVTHDQIEAMTLATKIVVMKGGIIQQIGSPHEIYTRPANTFVADFMGSPAMNLIPARATPNGQGSVIEIARDGDEPLRLHEPRHAGLAGDILLGLRPEDMHEATARAGEALQGGAVRVDVVEPAGADTYVVAKLGGKEVTSRLSADTRARAGEMLEVGFDLSKASYFAPDTGERLA; from the coding sequence ATGTCGCATATTCTAGAGGTCGATGGCCTGTTCAAAAGCTACGGCGCGACCGAAATCCTGAAAGACATCAATGTCAGCATCGACAAGGGAGATTTCCTTGTGCTGGTCGGCCCGTCGGGGTGCGGGAAATCCACCCTGCTGAACTGCATCGCGGGGCTGGAGCCGATCACCGGCGGCGCGATCCGCATTGCGGGCCAAGACATGACGCAGGTCAGCCCCAAGGACCGCAACATTGCCATGGTGTTCCAAAGCTACGCGCTTTACCCGACCATGAGTGTGGCCAAGAACATCACCTTCGGCATGCAGGTGCGCGGCGTGGACAAGGCCACGCAGGCCGTGAAACTGGCAGAGGTCGCGCGCCAGTTGCAGATCGAACCGCTTCTGAACCGCCGTCCGGGGCAGTTGTCGGGCGGGCAGCGCCAGCGCGTTGCCATGGGGCGCGCGCTGGTGCGTGACCCCGCGCTGTTCCTGTTCGACGAACCGCTGTCGAACCTTGACGCCAAACTGCGCGTCGAAATGCGCACCGAAATCAAGCGCCTGCATCAGGATTTGGGGGCGTCTATGGTTTATGTCACTCACGACCAGATAGAGGCGATGACGTTGGCCACCAAAATTGTGGTCATGAAAGGCGGCATCATCCAGCAGATCGGCAGCCCGCACGAAATTTACACCCGCCCCGCGAATACGTTTGTGGCAGATTTCATGGGTAGCCCGGCGATGAACCTGATCCCAGCCCGCGCCACGCCGAACGGGCAGGGCAGCGTGATCGAGATTGCGCGCGACGGCGACGAACCTTTGCGCCTGCATGAACCCCGCCATGCGGGGTTGGCCGGCGATATTCTGCTAGGGCTGCGCCCCGAAGATATGCACGAAGCCACCGCGCGCGCGGGTGAGGCACTGCAAGGCGGCGCCGTGCGGGTTGATGTGGTCGAACCGGCTGGGGCCGACACCTATGTTGTGGCCAAACTGGGCGGCAAAGAGGTGACATCGCGCCTGTCGGCCGATACCCGCGCGCGGGCAGGCGAAATGCTGGAGGTCGGGTTCGACCTGTCGAAAGCGTCGTATTTTGCGCCCGACACTGGCGAGCGACTGGCCTGA
- a CDS encoding carbohydrate ABC transporter permease: protein MTDATYSAPTQSRALKIALRWGLYLMLTVFALWYLLPFFVMVTTSLKSLEEIRTGSLIALPREVTFDAWRTAWSGACTGIQCEGLRPFFWNSVMLAVPAVLISTILGAMNGYVVAQWNFRGANIIFALMLFGCFIPFQVVLLPMARTLGILNIAGTIPGLIFVHVIYGIGFTTLFFRNYYVTIPAELTKAAKIDGAGFFRIFWSIFLPLSLPIIVVTVIWQFTQIWNDFLFGVSFSQAGTQPITVALNNIVNSTTGVKEYNVDMAAAIIAALPTLLVYVVAGKYFIRGLTAGSVKG from the coding sequence ATGACTGACGCGACCTATTCCGCCCCAACCCAGTCGCGCGCGCTGAAGATTGCGCTGCGCTGGGGGCTATACCTGATGCTGACAGTCTTCGCGCTTTGGTATCTGCTGCCGTTCTTCGTGATGGTGACAACCTCTCTCAAAAGCCTTGAAGAAATCCGCACAGGCAGCCTGATCGCCCTGCCGCGTGAAGTGACCTTTGACGCATGGCGCACAGCGTGGTCGGGCGCGTGCACCGGCATTCAATGCGAAGGCTTGCGGCCCTTTTTCTGGAACTCGGTCATGCTGGCCGTGCCTGCGGTCCTGATCTCGACCATCCTTGGCGCAATGAACGGCTATGTCGTGGCGCAATGGAACTTTCGCGGCGCGAATATCATCTTCGCGCTGATGCTGTTTGGCTGCTTCATCCCGTTCCAGGTGGTGCTGCTGCCCATGGCGCGCACCTTGGGCATTCTGAACATCGCGGGCACCATTCCGGGGCTGATCTTTGTGCATGTCATCTACGGAATCGGGTTTACCACGCTGTTTTTCCGCAACTATTATGTGACCATCCCGGCAGAACTGACCAAGGCTGCTAAAATCGACGGGGCGGGGTTCTTCCGCATCTTCTGGTCCATCTTCCTGCCGCTGTCGCTGCCGATCATCGTTGTGACCGTCATCTGGCAATTCACCCAGATATGGAACGATTTCCTGTTCGGCGTGTCTTTCAGCCAGGCGGGGACGCAGCCGATTACGGTCGCGCTGAACAACATCGTCAACTCCACCACCGGCGTCAAAGAATACAATGTCGATATGGCCGCCGCGATCATCGCCGCCCTGCCGACCTTGCTTGTCTATGTCGTCGCCGGAAAATACTTCATTCGCGGCCTGACCGCCGGATCGGTGAAAGGATAA
- a CDS encoding carbohydrate ABC transporter permease, with translation MQWLERHVPKLVLAPSFIAALLFVYGFIGWTAWVSFTRSRLLPNYDLVGTIQYERLFASPRWEVALNNLFVFGVLFIGISMLLGLLLAIFLDQKIRTEGVLRTIYLYPMALSLIVTGTAWKWMLNPGLGLEAMVRGWGFENFRFDWITNPDMAIYTVVIAGVWQASGFVMALFLAGLRSVDGEIIKAAQVDGIPTHRIYTAIIIPSMAPIFLSAFIVLSHLAIKSFDLVIALTGGGPGYATDLPATYMYAMAFSRGDIGQAASSAMVMMMIVFAIVVPYLYSELRAKHD, from the coding sequence ATGCAATGGCTTGAACGCCATGTGCCGAAGCTTGTTCTGGCACCCAGTTTCATCGCGGCCCTGCTTTTCGTCTACGGCTTTATTGGTTGGACGGCATGGGTCAGTTTTACCCGCTCGCGGCTGCTGCCGAATTACGATCTGGTCGGCACCATCCAGTATGAACGGCTGTTCGCATCCCCCCGGTGGGAAGTCGCGCTGAACAACCTGTTCGTGTTCGGCGTGCTGTTCATCGGCATTTCGATGCTCCTGGGCCTGCTGCTGGCGATCTTTCTGGACCAGAAAATCCGCACCGAAGGCGTGTTGCGCACCATTTACCTATACCCGATGGCGCTGTCGCTGATTGTGACAGGCACCGCGTGGAAATGGATGCTGAACCCCGGCCTTGGGCTGGAAGCCATGGTGCGCGGCTGGGGGTTTGAAAATTTCCGCTTCGACTGGATCACCAACCCCGACATGGCAATTTACACCGTGGTCATCGCCGGGGTCTGGCAGGCGTCGGGCTTCGTGATGGCGCTATTTCTGGCCGGGCTGCGATCCGTGGATGGCGAGATCATAAAGGCCGCGCAGGTCGATGGCATCCCGACCCATCGCATTTATACCGCGATCATCATTCCAAGCATGGCGCCGATTTTCCTATCGGCATTTATCGTGCTGTCGCATTTGGCGATCAAAAGCTTTGATCTGGTCATCGCGCTGACCGGGGGCGGCCCCGGCTACGCCACCGACCTGCCCGCGACCTACATGTATGCCATGGCATTTTCGCGCGGCGACATTGGCCAAGCGGCGTCCAGCGCAATGGTCATGATGATGATCGTTTTCGCCATTGTGGTGCCTTACCTCTATTCCGAATTGAGGGCGAAACATGACTGA
- a CDS encoding ABC transporter substrate-binding protein: MKLILATSVASFCMAGAALAEPQAEVLHWWTSGGEARAVAVLQEEFASRGGSWTDMPVAGGGGDAAMTALRARVLSGNAPTAVQLKGPAIQEWYEEGVLADISAVAEAEGWADILPASIAGHMQCEGTWCAAPVNVHRVDWVWANKAILDEHGIEMPSNWDEFNAAADKLQAAGITPLAHGGQAWQDATVFETVVLGLGGPEFFRSALIDLDMDALRSDTMKAVFDQMRTMRGYVDANFSGRDWNLATAMVMNGEAAFQIMGDWAKGEFLAAGKVPGEDFLCASTPGDGYLYNVDSFAMFNVEGDDAVAGQNLLAELIVGENFQKVFNLNKGSIPVRSDVALDEFDSCAVLSADDMAATSESGSLLPSYAHGMALRGAQAGAITDVVTAHFNSDMSSDDAVEMLADAVANSM; encoded by the coding sequence ATGAAGCTGATTCTTGCGACTTCGGTCGCGTCGTTCTGCATGGCCGGTGCTGCTCTGGCGGAACCGCAAGCAGAGGTTCTGCATTGGTGGACCTCGGGCGGCGAAGCCCGCGCCGTGGCGGTGTTGCAGGAAGAATTCGCAAGCCGTGGCGGTAGCTGGACCGATATGCCCGTCGCCGGTGGCGGTGGCGATGCGGCCATGACCGCGTTGCGCGCTCGTGTTCTGTCGGGCAATGCGCCTACCGCTGTGCAGCTAAAAGGCCCGGCCATTCAGGAATGGTATGAAGAGGGCGTGCTGGCCGATATCTCTGCCGTGGCAGAGGCCGAAGGCTGGGCAGATATTCTGCCGGCCTCTATTGCTGGTCACATGCAGTGCGAGGGCACTTGGTGCGCGGCACCGGTGAATGTGCACCGCGTGGATTGGGTCTGGGCGAACAAGGCCATCCTTGACGAGCACGGCATTGAAATGCCCAGCAACTGGGATGAATTCAACGCCGCCGCTGACAAGCTGCAAGCGGCTGGCATCACGCCTTTGGCGCATGGTGGTCAGGCATGGCAGGACGCAACCGTGTTCGAAACCGTGGTTCTGGGTCTTGGCGGGCCGGAATTCTTCCGCTCGGCGCTGATTGATCTGGATATGGACGCGCTGCGCTCTGACACGATGAAAGCCGTGTTCGACCAGATGCGCACCATGCGCGGTTATGTGGATGCCAATTTCTCGGGGCGTGACTGGAACCTTGCCACCGCGATGGTCATGAATGGCGAAGCCGCCTTCCAGATCATGGGCGACTGGGCCAAGGGCGAATTCTTGGCCGCGGGCAAGGTGCCGGGCGAGGATTTCCTCTGCGCGTCTACCCCCGGTGATGGCTATCTGTATAACGTCGACAGCTTTGCCATGTTCAATGTCGAAGGTGATGACGCAGTTGCAGGCCAGAACCTGCTGGCAGAGCTGATCGTGGGGGAGAACTTCCAGAAAGTGTTCAACCTGAACAAGGGCTCTATCCCGGTGCGCAGCGATGTGGCGCTGGACGAGTTCGACAGCTGTGCCGTTCTGTCCGCCGATGACATGGCCGCAACGTCGGAATCCGGGTCGCTGCTGCCGTCTTATGCGCATGGCATGGCCCTGCGCGGGGCGCAGGCGGGCGCGATTACCGACGTCGTGACTGCGCATTTCAACAGCGATATGTCCTCTGACGACGCTGTGGAGATGCTGGCTGACGCGGTCGCCAACTCGATGTAA
- a CDS encoding response regulator transcription factor, giving the protein MTISRLLVVDDDAEMCSMMVGWLQRNGFSVAGVQDGAGVAQQMAAGRVDLILLDVMLGDESGLRICQQLRQDHDVPIIMVSALSADDHRMAGYRSGADDYIAKPFNPDLLVARVRAVLRRTRRAASLAYRRQARVYRFAGWRFDTREASAHAPGGYQVALSTRERQLLQVFLANPEIPLSRDEIAEAMDVLGEGTDPAEGRAIDMLVGRLRSKIEDAPKDPTLIRTARGVGYVLACPVEAEA; this is encoded by the coding sequence ATGACCATTTCCCGCCTGTTGGTGGTCGATGACGACGCAGAGATGTGCTCGATGATGGTCGGCTGGCTGCAACGCAACGGCTTTTCCGTGGCGGGCGTGCAGGATGGCGCCGGCGTCGCGCAGCAGATGGCGGCGGGGCGCGTGGACCTGATATTGTTGGATGTCATGCTGGGCGATGAAAGCGGGCTGCGCATCTGCCAGCAGTTGCGGCAGGACCATGATGTGCCAATCATCATGGTGTCGGCCTTGTCGGCGGATGACCACCGCATGGCGGGCTATCGGTCGGGCGCGGATGATTACATTGCAAAACCCTTCAACCCGGACCTGCTGGTCGCCCGCGTGCGCGCCGTTCTGCGCCGCACACGGCGCGCGGCGTCATTGGCCTATCGGCGGCAAGCGCGGGTCTACCGTTTCGCGGGCTGGCGCTTTGATACCCGAGAGGCCAGCGCCCATGCCCCCGGCGGGTATCAGGTGGCGCTGTCCACTCGCGAGCGGCAGCTGTTGCAGGTGTTTCTGGCGAACCCCGAAATCCCCCTGTCGCGCGACGAAATTGCCGAAGCGATGGATGTGCTGGGCGAAGGCACCGACCCTGCCGAAGGCCGCGCCATCGACATGCTGGTGGGCCGCTTGCGCAGCAAGATAGAGGACGCGCCGAAAGACCCAACCTTGATCCGCACCGCGCGCGGCGTGGGCTATGTGCTGGCCTGCCCCGTCGAGGCCGAGGCATGA
- a CDS encoding sensor histidine kinase: protein MIRSLRGWASLWIVLAMGAGVLAAWLWMSSTQAWRDHLARAAQAGHDLAATVLLGAPLPEDMRLVSLGRADQPPGTVEAGMRPSARITSLAFRQPGPDGAGQGGGTRLQVQVVSARLQYPVAELGAEPGAYAGMAALSRDLARLCSDPVLFLRAENGPWWRAESTLWSCAAQPRDWRIGALVLAGVALMALVSHAADMAAGFRDLARGLATRRRPGETADLALTGPEELRATITAVNGYLADERARLARRAMVLSGVSHDLGTPATRLRLRAALIEDADLRARFEEDLDRMGAMIEEVLTFTRAEIAAEPAREFCLAALTEAVVDDYRDTGRPVGMTLDAPASMGTAQSVFAFGRPRRVALPGSRRLLFTGRPLALERALSNLIENALKYGRRADISLRADSARVVLEVQDAGRELDPGSLRRLTDPFQRGDNITDAEGTPISGFGMGLSIVATIAAQHGGELEFEQRPHGLCARLVLPRG from the coding sequence ATGATCCGCAGCCTGCGCGGCTGGGCCAGCCTGTGGATCGTGTTGGCCATGGGCGCGGGCGTGCTGGCGGCGTGGCTGTGGATGTCTTCGACCCAAGCCTGGCGCGATCACTTGGCGCGCGCGGCACAGGCCGGGCATGATCTGGCCGCGACCGTTCTGCTGGGCGCGCCGCTGCCAGAGGATATGCGGCTCGTGTCGCTCGGGCGGGCCGACCAGCCCCCCGGCACTGTCGAGGCGGGGATGCGGCCGTCGGCGCGCATCACCTCGCTGGCTTTTCGCCAGCCCGGCCCGGACGGCGCGGGCCAAGGCGGCGGCACTAGGCTGCAAGTGCAGGTTGTCAGCGCGCGCTTGCAATATCCGGTGGCAGAACTGGGGGCGGAACCCGGCGCTTATGCTGGCATGGCCGCCTTGTCGCGCGATCTGGCGCGGCTGTGTTCGGACCCGGTGCTATTCTTGCGCGCCGAGAATGGCCCATGGTGGCGGGCCGAAAGCACGCTTTGGTCCTGCGCGGCGCAACCGCGCGACTGGCGGATCGGGGCATTGGTGCTGGCCGGTGTCGCGCTGATGGCACTGGTCAGCCATGCCGCCGACATGGCTGCTGGGTTCCGCGATCTCGCACGCGGTCTGGCCACGCGCCGCCGCCCCGGCGAAACCGCCGATCTGGCTCTGACCGGCCCCGAAGAATTGCGCGCAACGATCACCGCCGTGAATGGCTATCTGGCCGATGAACGCGCGCGGCTGGCGCGGCGCGCCATGGTGTTGTCAGGGGTCAGCCACGACCTTGGCACACCGGCAACGCGCTTGCGCCTGCGCGCTGCGCTGATTGAAGATGCCGATCTACGCGCCCGGTTCGAGGAAGATCTGGACCGCATGGGCGCGATGATAGAGGAAGTCCTGACCTTCACCCGCGCCGAAATCGCCGCCGAACCCGCACGCGAATTCTGCCTTGCCGCCCTGACCGAAGCGGTGGTCGATGATTACCGCGACACGGGCCGCCCGGTGGGGATGACATTGGACGCCCCCGCCAGCATGGGCACAGCGCAATCGGTGTTCGCTTTTGGCCGGCCCCGCCGTGTCGCCTTGCCCGGATCGCGGCGGCTGCTGTTTACCGGGCGGCCCTTAGCGTTAGAACGCGCGCTGTCCAACCTGATCGAGAATGCCCTGAAATATGGCCGCCGCGCCGATATTTCCTTGCGCGCCGATTCCGCGCGCGTGGTGCTGGAAGTGCAAGATGCGGGGCGCGAGTTGGACCCGGGCAGCCTGCGCCGCCTGACTGACCCGTTTCAGCGCGGTGACAACATCACCGATGCCGAGGGCACACCGATTTCAGGCTTCGGCATGGGGCTGAGCATTGTGGCGACGATTGCCGCGCAGCATGGGGGCGAACTGGAATTCGAACAGCGCCCCCATGGGTTATGCGCCCGGCTTGTCCTGCCGCGCGGATAG
- a CDS encoding c-type cytochrome, which translates to MSPAEKLLRVGVIGGTALLLVLATVSSFRDGPGQNGAPQVAEAPAAEEDDSEEAASADDAPEPAPEDEEESVETAEAEPEAEADAEAEEETASAEDDAARGDEDSEVETAEAEDDSAQAETASAEAPAEESGSDNWLEESPLLASADIDAGESAFRQCSACHQYNAERNAGGPHLVGIVGREVAAVENWRYSDALQDAGGVWTPERLEEWLTNPDDYLPGNRMAYPGVRDEQERIDIIGFLAAQADG; encoded by the coding sequence ATGAGCCCTGCTGAAAAACTGCTGCGTGTTGGCGTGATCGGCGGCACGGCCCTGCTTTTGGTGCTGGCCACGGTCAGCAGTTTCCGCGATGGCCCGGGGCAAAACGGTGCGCCGCAGGTGGCGGAAGCCCCGGCCGCGGAGGAGGACGACAGCGAAGAGGCCGCCAGCGCGGATGACGCGCCCGAACCCGCCCCGGAAGACGAGGAGGAATCGGTCGAAACGGCAGAGGCAGAGCCTGAGGCAGAAGCCGACGCCGAAGCAGAGGAAGAAACCGCTTCGGCAGAGGATGACGCCGCGCGCGGTGACGAGGATTCAGAGGTCGAAACTGCCGAAGCTGAGGATGACAGCGCGCAGGCCGAGACAGCCTCTGCAGAGGCCCCGGCAGAAGAATCCGGGTCTGACAACTGGTTGGAAGAATCGCCACTGCTGGCCAGCGCCGATATCGACGCGGGTGAAAGCGCCTTTCGCCAATGTTCTGCCTGCCACCAATATAACGCCGAACGCAATGCCGGTGGTCCGCACCTTGTTGGCATTGTCGGGCGAGAGGTGGCAGCCGTCGAGAACTGGCGCTATTCCGATGCGCTGCAAGACGCAGGCGGCGTCTGGACGCCGGAACGGCTGGAAGAATGGCTGACCAACCCCGATGACTACCTGCCCGGCAACCGCATGGCCTATCCCGGCGTGCGCGATGAGCAGGAACGCATCGATATTATCGGGTTCCTTGCTGCGCAGGCTGACGGGTAA
- the acuI gene encoding acryloyl-CoA reductase, with protein MTFKALVVEKLEDGTTKAAVQDMTEDRLPAGEVTVAVAYSTVNYKDGLCIGPGGGLVRNYPHVPGIDFAGHVETSDDPRYKPGDAVVLTGWRVGEAHWGGYAQKARVKADWLVPLPDGLSARQAMAVGTAGFTAMLAVMALEDHGLQPGQGPVLVTGAAGGVGSVAVALLAALGHEVAAVTGRPETEAYLRDLGASQIVPREELNETVKRPLESETWAGCVDAVGGAMLARVLGQMKYGASVAAVGLAGGAGLPATVVPFLLRGVNLLGIDSVMQPYDNRLRAWQRIAADLPLDKLEAMSQPATLADLPQLGADILKGQVKGRVVVDVNA; from the coding sequence ATGACATTCAAGGCGCTTGTAGTCGAGAAGCTGGAAGACGGCACAACCAAGGCCGCTGTGCAGGACATGACCGAAGACCGCCTGCCTGCGGGCGAGGTGACGGTCGCAGTCGCCTATTCCACGGTCAACTACAAGGACGGGTTGTGCATTGGCCCCGGCGGTGGGCTTGTGCGCAATTACCCGCATGTGCCGGGCATTGATTTCGCCGGTCATGTCGAGACGTCGGACGATCCGCGCTACAAGCCCGGCGATGCGGTCGTTCTGACTGGCTGGCGCGTGGGCGAAGCGCATTGGGGCGGCTATGCGCAGAAAGCGCGCGTCAAGGCGGACTGGTTGGTGCCCCTGCCTGACGGCCTGAGCGCGCGGCAGGCCATGGCCGTGGGCACCGCCGGTTTCACCGCGATGCTGGCCGTTATGGCGCTGGAAGATCATGGGCTTCAGCCGGGCCAAGGGCCTGTGTTGGTCACGGGCGCTGCCGGTGGCGTGGGGTCTGTTGCGGTCGCGCTTCTGGCCGCGCTGGGCCACGAGGTTGCCGCCGTCACTGGGCGGCCCGAAACCGAAGCCTATCTGCGTGACCTTGGCGCAAGCCAGATCGTGCCGCGCGAAGAATTGAACGAAACCGTCAAGCGCCCGCTGGAATCGGAAACATGGGCGGGCTGCGTCGATGCTGTGGGCGGCGCAATGCTGGCCCGCGTGCTGGGGCAGATGAAATACGGCGCTTCGGTTGCCGCTGTTGGCCTTGCCGGCGGTGCCGGGTTGCCTGCAACCGTGGTGCCTTTCCTGCTGCGCGGGGTAAACCTGCTGGGCATCGATTCCGTGATGCAACCCTATGACAACCGCCTGCGCGCGTGGCAGCGCATTGCCGCCGATCTGCCGCTGGACAAGCTGGAGGCCATGAGCCAGCCCGCCACGCTGGCCGACCTGCCGCAGTTGGGTGCGGATATCCTGAAAGGGCAGGTGAAGGGGCGCGTGGTGGTCGATGTAAACGCTTGA